From Pseudomonas hefeiensis, one genomic window encodes:
- a CDS encoding TauD/TfdA family dioxygenase, translating to MIITLTYITFISLARVGIQLIQAIFTEAVRVAVSEWRANVTYEQVLEYLARPGDLGRELQPAIERELNIRGSSCAEVQAFAWAQPCLTLEGIFRPDDLPDTPIDFCPVPEAEGTVIARVTAIACLAAINSATVSYGSENGGDLFVNLVVFPPGRGKYTVKSADKMSGHTDGVTFPLRGYRDPLNERIAPSPDFVCLSALRNPKQVPTTVMPLDHLMARLSEEHIEELQKPQYIIGSQLTFRDGMVDILGDELDVDDAQLLFQMNGSWWIRFSHSNTQIADIGHKSAQEAMDALKHACADCAIAVPLQPGDIALVNNRIALHGRSEPGSEYGEQTRWLLRTYGLEITEIDLSQWHEGSDFKLYP from the coding sequence GTGATAATCACGCTGACGTACATCACTTTTATATCACTCGCGCGTGTAGGGATACAATTGATCCAGGCAATCTTTACAGAAGCAGTGCGTGTCGCAGTCAGCGAATGGCGAGCGAACGTGACCTATGAGCAAGTGCTTGAGTACCTGGCGCGCCCTGGCGATCTGGGGCGTGAGCTGCAGCCTGCGATCGAACGCGAGCTCAATATCCGGGGGAGCAGCTGTGCAGAGGTGCAAGCCTTTGCATGGGCACAGCCTTGCCTGACGCTGGAGGGTATCTTCCGGCCAGATGACCTACCCGATACCCCCATTGATTTTTGCCCGGTGCCTGAAGCAGAAGGCACGGTCATTGCCCGAGTAACTGCGATCGCGTGCCTTGCGGCTATCAATTCCGCCACGGTTTCCTACGGCTCCGAGAACGGAGGCGACCTGTTCGTTAACTTGGTGGTGTTCCCGCCTGGCCGAGGAAAATACACAGTCAAATCGGCGGACAAGATGAGTGGGCACACGGATGGCGTGACCTTCCCGTTGCGGGGATACCGCGACCCCCTGAATGAACGCATTGCCCCCTCTCCAGACTTCGTGTGCTTGTCGGCCCTGCGTAACCCAAAGCAAGTGCCGACCACGGTTATGCCTCTCGACCACCTTATGGCGCGCTTGAGCGAAGAGCATATTGAGGAGCTCCAGAAGCCTCAGTACATCATCGGTTCACAGCTGACCTTCCGGGATGGAATGGTAGACATCCTGGGCGACGAGCTCGATGTCGATGATGCACAGCTTCTCTTCCAAATGAATGGGAGCTGGTGGATCAGGTTCAGCCACAGCAACACGCAGATTGCTGACATCGGCCACAAATCGGCGCAGGAAGCGATGGACGCCTTGAAGCACGCATGCGCTGATTGCGCGATCGCTGTTCCTTTGCAGCCAGGTGATATCGCCTTGGTGAACAATCGCATTGCGCTACATGGTCGCAGTGAGCCTGGAAGTGAATACGGCGAGCAAACACGCTGGCTGCTACGTACCTACGGGCTAGAAATCACTGAGATCGATCTTAGCCAGTGGCATGAGGGCAGTGACTTCAAGCTATACCCGTAA
- a CDS encoding GIY-YIG nuclease family protein yields MSEEIRNWYIYILKLELNSWYVGTAKGLRSRLRSHGKKSPYSKLKKKGAVEYMESGLTGKRKATHLHAVFRSIGDCFWVTEIENTITVALGQKYGFDKVRGGSIIQPWNYELNDTEVKNLIRRFSCSDIRFKYKLNEINLTQEKPFVFPVTRRRNA; encoded by the coding sequence ATGAGTGAAGAAATTAGAAATTGGTATATCTATATTTTGAAGCTTGAACTGAACTCATGGTACGTGGGCACAGCTAAGGGGTTGAGATCAAGGCTGCGAAGCCATGGTAAGAAAAGCCCTTACTCTAAATTAAAGAAAAAGGGCGCCGTCGAATATATGGAGAGTGGCCTCACGGGAAAGAGAAAAGCAACTCATTTACATGCAGTTTTTAGATCAATTGGCGATTGTTTCTGGGTTACGGAAATTGAAAATACTATCACCGTAGCCTTGGGGCAAAAGTATGGTTTCGATAAAGTTAGGGGTGGATCTATAATTCAGCCTTGGAATTACGAGCTAAATGATACTGAAGTGAAAAATCTAATTCGACGATTTAGTTGTAGTGATATTAGGTTTAAATATAAGCTAAACGAAATAAATTTAACTCAAGAAAAGCCATTTGTCTTCCCGGTTACTCGGAGAAGGAATGCATAG
- a CDS encoding ATP-dependent nuclease, with protein MITKIKIQGYRIYGDFTLLPNKDLNILVGGNDAGKSTLMEAIGLALNGRIGGRSAQEELNPYWFNKELVNQFLEDCDWDDNPALPEILIELFLENRPELQFLCGAINSDRKTNACPGISFKVIPNPEYDEELTQWRINPSALIPVEYYKIEWRTFGDEVLTRRPRQLAVATIDSRTVRSTSGVDYHLRQILSDHLEPVEKAKISQHYREIKESMTSNSLGGVNDRLKNIRAPLDNQVMALAMDQSAQSSWEGSVTPHVDHVPFALAGQGQQASIKISLAMQRLSEQTSIVMIEEPENHLSHTSLTTLLSRIEEAAGERQLFISTHSAYVLNRLGLSSLLLLHRGKASHIETLDPDTVGYFQKLPGFDTLRMVLAHKLVLVEGPSDEILFERFFSDLYGKHPMELGIDVMSMHGLTLRRCLELCTAIDRPVAVLRDNDGEDPEILKETVNELLETGKRELFIGAKEAGRTLEPQLRACNSEESLRKILGVTDRASLEKWMSREKTEAALLIAKSKEAITPPPYMAAAAAFIHG; from the coding sequence ATGATCACGAAGATCAAAATCCAGGGTTATCGGATCTACGGCGACTTCACGCTGCTGCCAAACAAAGATCTCAACATCCTTGTGGGCGGTAATGACGCGGGAAAATCGACCCTGATGGAGGCGATTGGTCTGGCATTAAACGGACGTATCGGTGGCCGCTCCGCTCAGGAGGAGTTAAACCCCTATTGGTTCAACAAAGAGCTCGTTAATCAATTCCTGGAGGACTGCGATTGGGATGATAACCCAGCACTGCCAGAAATCCTGATTGAGCTATTTCTTGAAAATCGACCTGAGCTGCAATTTCTCTGTGGCGCGATCAATAGCGACAGGAAGACAAATGCCTGCCCTGGCATCTCATTCAAGGTCATTCCCAACCCTGAGTATGACGAGGAACTCACCCAATGGCGTATCAACCCCAGCGCGCTGATCCCCGTCGAGTACTACAAGATTGAATGGCGTACCTTTGGGGATGAGGTACTGACTAGGCGCCCCCGGCAGCTCGCCGTTGCGACTATCGATTCCCGTACCGTCCGCTCGACCTCAGGCGTTGACTACCACCTGCGTCAAATCCTAAGTGACCATTTGGAGCCGGTCGAGAAAGCCAAGATCTCCCAGCATTACCGCGAGATCAAAGAGTCCATGACATCTAACTCCCTGGGAGGCGTGAATGATCGCCTCAAGAATATTCGAGCGCCACTGGATAATCAGGTGATGGCCTTGGCCATGGATCAAAGTGCTCAATCCTCCTGGGAAGGGTCGGTCACACCACACGTGGATCATGTGCCGTTCGCCTTGGCTGGCCAGGGACAGCAGGCTTCGATCAAGATTTCGCTGGCCATGCAGCGCTTGTCCGAGCAGACCAGCATCGTGATGATTGAAGAGCCAGAGAATCATCTGTCGCATACGAGCTTGACCACGCTGCTGTCGCGCATCGAGGAGGCTGCAGGTGAGCGTCAACTGTTCATCTCGACCCACAGTGCCTATGTGCTGAATCGCCTCGGCCTGAGCTCCTTGCTCCTCCTGCATCGCGGCAAGGCATCTCACATAGAAACGCTTGATCCGGACACCGTCGGCTATTTCCAAAAGCTCCCAGGCTTCGACACGTTGCGGATGGTGCTGGCTCACAAGCTCGTCCTAGTGGAGGGCCCTTCGGACGAGATTCTGTTTGAGCGATTCTTCAGCGACCTCTACGGTAAGCACCCGATGGAGCTGGGGATTGATGTGATGAGCATGCATGGGCTGACGTTGAGGCGCTGCCTGGAACTGTGTACTGCCATCGATCGCCCAGTTGCAGTGCTTCGAGACAACGATGGGGAAGACCCAGAAATCCTTAAGGAAACCGTCAACGAACTACTAGAAACAGGAAAGCGAGAGCTCTTCATTGGCGCAAAGGAAGCTGGCAGGACATTGGAGCCACAATTGCGGGCGTGCAACAGCGAAGAGTCTCTGCGCAAGATTCTTGGAGTCACTGATCGGGCCAGCCTTGAGAAATGGATGTCGAGAGAGAAAACGGAAGCAGCACTTCTCATCGCCAAATCCAAGGAGGCGATCACTCCGCCACCTTATATGGCAGCGGCAGCGGCGTTCATTCATGGCTAA
- a CDS encoding abortive infection family protein → MLLRDANGGSLYETLEFLHGKLTYLVGRVPLTQTKVDSIVEDAMQFLRTCSDAHFLDAVEYIVHSDAHRCLGGQQEKVVERLNEFLSVDDLPYFITKQIWESWQSDDFGGQSIRLLEESKVIPKDSQVIHETAIEPALELLRQPAFRHANAEFMAALEDYRHQKFGDCVTKCNSSYESVMKVICGQKGFGYTQGDTTSKLLRTIMGQTQMDSFWESPLLIVGTLRNKLGSAHGAGEKAKVVPEHVAKYALNVTASAMVFLNDQAYK, encoded by the coding sequence ATGTTGCTGCGCGACGCAAATGGTGGAAGCTTGTATGAAACCCTTGAGTTTCTTCACGGAAAGCTGACCTATTTAGTTGGGCGAGTCCCGCTCACTCAGACCAAGGTTGACTCAATTGTGGAGGACGCCATGCAGTTCCTCCGAACGTGCAGTGACGCTCACTTTCTCGATGCTGTGGAATACATTGTCCACTCAGACGCACACCGTTGCTTGGGCGGCCAGCAAGAGAAGGTCGTGGAAAGGCTCAATGAATTTTTGAGTGTTGACGATCTGCCTTATTTCATCACCAAGCAGATTTGGGAGTCGTGGCAGAGTGACGACTTTGGCGGCCAATCCATTCGGTTGCTCGAAGAGTCCAAGGTGATTCCGAAAGACAGCCAGGTGATTCATGAGACAGCCATCGAGCCAGCTCTTGAGCTGCTTCGGCAGCCCGCCTTCCGCCATGCCAATGCTGAATTCATGGCTGCGCTAGAGGACTACAGGCACCAGAAATTCGGAGACTGTGTCACCAAGTGCAACTCCAGTTACGAAAGCGTGATGAAGGTGATTTGTGGCCAGAAGGGCTTCGGGTATACCCAGGGCGATACCACCTCGAAGCTCTTGAGAACGATCATGGGGCAGACTCAAATGGATAGCTTTTGGGAGTCGCCACTGCTGATCGTGGGCACTCTCCGTAACAAGCTTGGCTCTGCCCACGGAGCAGGAGAAAAGGCGAAGGTAGTGCCCGAGCATGTGGCAAAGTACGCGCTCAACGTGACAGCATCCGCCATGGTGTTCCTAAATGACCAGGCTTATAAGTAG
- a CDS encoding AbiJ-NTD4 domain-containing protein yields the protein MKDSFSRRHGFSQVDEAEITVREDAPQALQEYLIQLSYECGLKPSGLREIICQTLKVLPDRGNWSETPNIHEENVQRLEQCKWFKVYDVIERLDAYFGNRNYDGDVYEHFTTELNEFFIEHGIGWKLLGGRIEMRGSESFEQVLTSAKETEHQHGHVTASKELHQAIADLSRRPSPDPTGAIQHAMASLECVARQVTGDQQATLGRIMNDCRTLIPAPLDQAVIKTWAYASEFGRHIQEGREPSFEDAELIVGLCASVSSYLIKKSK from the coding sequence ATGAAGGATTCATTTTCAAGGCGTCACGGTTTCTCGCAGGTCGATGAGGCCGAGATCACCGTACGAGAGGATGCACCGCAAGCGCTGCAGGAATATCTGATTCAATTGAGCTACGAATGTGGTCTCAAACCATCAGGACTGCGCGAAATCATCTGCCAGACTTTGAAGGTATTGCCTGACAGGGGGAACTGGAGCGAGACGCCCAATATCCACGAGGAGAATGTCCAGCGCCTTGAGCAATGCAAGTGGTTCAAAGTGTATGACGTCATCGAGCGGCTTGATGCCTATTTCGGCAACCGAAATTACGACGGCGACGTTTATGAGCACTTCACGACTGAGCTGAACGAGTTCTTCATCGAGCACGGCATAGGCTGGAAGCTGCTCGGTGGCCGCATCGAAATGCGTGGCTCTGAATCCTTTGAGCAGGTTTTGACTTCTGCGAAAGAAACTGAGCATCAACACGGTCACGTCACGGCCAGCAAGGAATTGCACCAGGCGATAGCTGACCTCTCACGCCGGCCATCCCCAGACCCGACGGGAGCAATTCAACACGCCATGGCCTCGCTGGAGTGCGTTGCTCGACAGGTCACTGGGGATCAACAGGCAACCCTGGGCAGGATCATGAACGATTGCCGAACGCTAATTCCAGCACCATTAGATCAGGCAGTTATCAAAACTTGGGCGTACGCGTCGGAGTTCGGACGGCACATCCAAGAGGGTCGCGAACCGTCCTTCGAAGACGCTGAACTCATTGTTGGCCTGTGCGCCTCGGTCAGCAGCTACCTGATCAAAAAATCGAAGTGA
- a CDS encoding metallophosphoesterase has translation MKLHILSDLHCEFADFVPPVVDCDVVVLAGDIHVKSRGARWASLTFSTPVVYAMGNHEHYSGNIDRTHSKLLDAAEEHVHVLENQVLEYGDVQFLCATAWTSLAATGDPVAASWCARDSLNDFRAIRVGEQYRRLRPDDLIARNRETKEWLEAQLSLPFNGKRVVVTHHPPLMKFVSDQGADPHLRAAYGNNWDGLMNFKIDLWIFGHTHEAVDEVVNGIRFVSNPRGYPNEETGFRPDLVVSV, from the coding sequence ATGAAGCTTCATATACTGTCTGATCTACATTGTGAGTTTGCCGATTTCGTCCCCCCTGTGGTGGACTGTGACGTGGTCGTATTAGCCGGCGACATCCACGTGAAGTCCAGGGGGGCCAGATGGGCCAGCCTGACCTTCAGCACGCCTGTCGTATATGCCATGGGCAATCATGAGCACTACAGCGGGAATATAGATCGAACCCACAGCAAGCTGCTTGACGCTGCTGAGGAGCACGTCCACGTCTTGGAAAATCAGGTTTTAGAGTACGGTGATGTGCAGTTTCTCTGTGCTACGGCTTGGACAAGTCTGGCCGCAACCGGAGACCCAGTAGCTGCTTCTTGGTGTGCTCGTGACTCACTGAATGACTTTCGCGCCATCCGTGTCGGTGAACAGTATCGGCGTTTGCGCCCTGATGACCTGATCGCGAGAAATCGAGAGACGAAGGAGTGGTTAGAGGCTCAGCTGTCGCTGCCATTCAACGGTAAGCGTGTAGTTGTGACTCACCATCCGCCTCTTATGAAGTTCGTGAGTGACCAAGGAGCCGATCCTCACTTGCGAGCAGCCTATGGCAACAATTGGGATGGCCTGATGAATTTTAAGATCGATCTATGGATCTTTGGCCATACCCACGAAGCCGTGGATGAGGTGGTTAACGGCATCCGGTTTGTGAGTAATCCTCGTGGTTATCCCAATGAAGAAACTGGCTTTCGGCCAGACCTAGTTGTCAGTGTATGA
- a CDS encoding UvrD-helicase domain-containing protein: MNPFDRARRQAFETREALVGLAASLGGVSSSELLAHVEDTLEIAIERLPFGHPELGGGSGVLKREIQTIYIRNDVSPGETAYLIAHELGHWYLDGDRPAQTVAHLTSMTDSYGSQATVAVEAYGARERLELQANVFARELLLPRGVASQLFHGGNGATVIAVTLEVPLEIVRLQLFDGILLPILPPAPPPPLPLMTQGQHDAATASETFVNVVAGPGTGKTTTLIHRIKHLVERGIPPSQILVLTFTNKAAHELVERLKVSGIAGAADVWAGTFHAFGLEFLRKYHQIFGLESDVRLADPLMQVRLMVSTLPKVRLKYYLRLQNPYDWLPGVLGHIKRLKEECLTVADYRARLAALPPCEPDVANEREDIATLFEAYETAMRAEHLVDYVDLIALPASQAKRDRTSVAQYIDHFSHVLVDEYQDVTEVMVDLLRQLALNAQSFWVVGDVRQAIHHWRGASIRSLMHFDATFLSTIPGATVRRYALDLNRRSTPEILELFSCAGIHHALNDRMPLEPVTAYRPSIGVIPTLYECDSKPSQAVTIAQRIDGLVQRGVPYRDQVVISRKSANVEQIVEALENLNVPVLHIGDVCQRPEIKKLLCLMELLCMRQPRSLVGLISEPAFRMPPQDIEHLIFLTRKGAGLSMQRGRWLWLPTPGLSPAGQQAKSNLALLLRGLKRNSRPWDFVAKVLLDQRYGLPNPADQTIQAHTQRLATWLFVYAVRNGDGDIRQARLSQFLLREELRRRIGEKLGDRGLPPEARVLDAVSVMTVHSSKGA; this comes from the coding sequence GTGAATCCGTTCGACCGGGCACGTCGGCAAGCATTCGAAACCCGAGAAGCCCTGGTCGGATTGGCCGCTTCTCTAGGTGGCGTCAGCTCCTCTGAGCTCTTGGCTCATGTTGAGGACACGCTCGAAATCGCGATTGAGCGCTTACCTTTCGGGCACCCAGAGTTGGGTGGCGGCAGCGGGGTGCTCAAGCGAGAAATTCAAACTATCTACATCCGCAACGACGTGTCTCCAGGAGAAACGGCCTATCTCATCGCCCATGAGTTGGGTCACTGGTATCTCGACGGCGATCGCCCCGCACAGACGGTCGCTCATCTGACCAGCATGACGGATTCCTATGGGAGCCAGGCTACGGTGGCGGTAGAAGCATACGGTGCTCGTGAACGCTTGGAGCTTCAAGCCAACGTTTTTGCCCGTGAGCTTCTGCTACCCCGTGGTGTCGCAAGCCAACTGTTCCATGGCGGTAATGGTGCCACGGTCATCGCGGTCACTCTGGAGGTACCGCTGGAGATCGTTCGTCTTCAGCTATTCGACGGCATTTTGCTCCCCATATTGCCTCCTGCTCCACCTCCTCCTCTGCCGCTTATGACGCAGGGACAGCACGACGCTGCTACCGCGTCCGAAACCTTCGTCAACGTTGTTGCCGGGCCGGGTACTGGTAAAACGACGACACTGATCCATCGCATCAAGCACCTGGTCGAGCGCGGTATCCCTCCCAGCCAAATCTTGGTGCTGACCTTCACGAACAAGGCGGCTCATGAATTGGTGGAGCGCCTGAAGGTATCTGGCATCGCCGGAGCCGCCGACGTGTGGGCCGGAACTTTCCATGCATTCGGGCTCGAATTCCTTCGCAAATACCATCAGATTTTCGGACTGGAGTCCGACGTTCGGCTCGCAGATCCGCTGATGCAAGTTCGCCTGATGGTGAGCACGCTGCCCAAGGTGCGGCTCAAGTATTACCTGAGACTACAGAACCCGTACGATTGGTTACCTGGCGTTCTTGGCCATATCAAACGTCTCAAGGAAGAATGCCTCACGGTTGCCGACTACCGAGCACGTCTGGCTGCACTGCCGCCCTGCGAGCCCGATGTAGCCAATGAGCGCGAAGACATCGCCACCCTGTTTGAAGCCTACGAAACAGCAATGCGAGCTGAGCATCTGGTCGACTACGTTGACCTCATTGCCCTCCCTGCATCCCAGGCCAAGCGGGATCGGACAAGCGTTGCTCAGTACATCGACCATTTCTCGCACGTACTAGTGGACGAATATCAGGATGTCACCGAGGTGATGGTCGACCTCCTTCGGCAATTGGCTCTCAATGCTCAATCGTTCTGGGTCGTTGGTGACGTGCGCCAAGCCATCCACCATTGGCGAGGCGCATCGATCCGTAGCTTGATGCACTTCGACGCCACGTTCCTGAGCACCATTCCAGGAGCAACGGTGCGCCGCTACGCCCTCGACCTGAATCGGCGAAGCACCCCTGAGATCTTGGAGCTATTTTCCTGCGCAGGCATCCATCATGCACTGAATGACCGGATGCCTCTGGAACCAGTCACGGCGTATCGTCCCTCGATCGGGGTCATACCTACCCTCTATGAATGCGACTCCAAGCCCTCCCAAGCCGTCACCATCGCTCAGCGCATTGATGGGCTGGTGCAGAGGGGTGTCCCGTACAGGGATCAAGTCGTGATCAGCCGCAAATCGGCAAACGTTGAGCAAATTGTTGAAGCGCTTGAAAACCTGAATGTGCCAGTGCTGCACATCGGCGATGTCTGCCAGCGCCCTGAAATAAAGAAGCTGCTGTGCCTTATGGAACTGCTGTGCATGCGACAGCCGCGCTCACTGGTCGGGCTGATCTCTGAGCCAGCGTTTCGAATGCCACCCCAAGATATTGAGCACCTCATATTCCTGACCCGCAAAGGCGCAGGATTGAGCATGCAGCGAGGCCGGTGGCTATGGCTGCCTACGCCAGGCCTCTCGCCCGCTGGCCAGCAAGCTAAGTCAAATTTGGCGTTGCTGTTGAGAGGGCTCAAGCGGAATTCAAGGCCTTGGGATTTTGTCGCCAAAGTACTGCTCGATCAGCGCTACGGTCTTCCAAACCCTGCTGATCAAACCATTCAGGCCCATACTCAGCGCTTGGCAACATGGCTGTTCGTCTATGCCGTACGCAATGGTGACGGAGATATCCGCCAGGCACGGCTTTCCCAGTTCCTACTTCGCGAGGAGCTACGCCGTAGGATCGGAGAAAAGCTAGGGGATCGTGGTTTACCGCCTGAAGCGCGAGTCCTGGATGCGGTGAGCGTTATGACCGTGCATTCCAGCAAGGGGGCTTGA
- a CDS encoding helix-turn-helix domain-containing protein, producing the protein MQNEIAAIVRALRDLRGSAQEELAEISSQANLSRLEQGKTQVSLVKLSKIALSLDFDLVALVALCQALQDGSSPIDVMAKASKDLEGFIAEGGLQGLKRHWDAGEGLVKRTRGKPSSPDRIRAVLELKASGMSKAEVSRALGLPEATVRRYWLKDLPG; encoded by the coding sequence ATGCAGAACGAGATAGCAGCAATAGTCCGAGCTCTGCGCGACCTTAGAGGATCGGCCCAGGAGGAGCTCGCCGAGATCAGTTCCCAAGCCAATCTGTCGCGATTGGAGCAAGGGAAAACGCAGGTATCTTTGGTCAAGCTGAGCAAGATCGCGCTGAGCCTAGATTTCGACCTCGTGGCTCTGGTCGCACTGTGTCAGGCCCTCCAGGATGGGTCATCACCTATCGATGTCATGGCGAAGGCTTCGAAGGATTTGGAGGGCTTCATAGCCGAGGGAGGCTTGCAGGGCCTGAAGAGGCACTGGGACGCGGGTGAAGGGCTGGTAAAGCGCACGCGAGGCAAACCCAGCAGTCCAGACCGAATCCGAGCTGTGCTAGAGCTCAAGGCCAGTGGCATGTCGAAGGCGGAGGTGAGTCGAGCGCTGGGTTTGCCTGAAGCGACTGTCAGGCGTTACTGGCTCAAAGACCTGCCTGGCTAG
- a CDS encoding UvrD-helicase domain-containing protein: MAKNYLTLAVAGARKTQGLVEHCKALPADRKVLLITFAQTNQIELRERVRRYAGERPGLEVSGWFSFLIRHFVKPFVPFAFPGKRCKGFNFEGDPGRYASGENRFFDSSDSVYGKELARLAHQLIGQSGGALIQRLECLYDEILIDEVQDLSGYDWDILEALFGTRIEIRLVGDVRQAVLSTNPRGQMKKAFAYSKSIAWFKKQQKAGRLEINYSSVTWRCCQTIATFSDTIFEAIWEFPKTTSQNHAITPHDGVFLVKKTHVRQYVETFQPQCLRNSIRSGTEFDLNYMNFGVSKGQTFNRVLIYPTEPIGKFISKGEYLLPLSAADFYVAVTRAEQSVAIVLDKPGASQIPYWYPTAAAE, from the coding sequence ATGGCTAAAAATTACCTGACCCTGGCAGTTGCGGGCGCTCGCAAGACACAAGGCCTAGTGGAGCATTGCAAGGCATTACCAGCCGATCGTAAAGTTCTGCTCATCACATTCGCACAGACCAATCAGATCGAGTTGCGCGAGCGTGTAAGGCGGTACGCCGGCGAGCGACCAGGCTTGGAGGTCTCTGGCTGGTTCAGCTTCCTAATACGTCATTTCGTCAAACCCTTCGTCCCGTTTGCATTTCCCGGCAAGCGCTGCAAGGGCTTCAATTTCGAAGGTGATCCAGGGCGATATGCCAGCGGTGAGAATCGTTTTTTCGATTCGTCGGACAGTGTGTATGGGAAAGAATTAGCACGCTTGGCCCACCAACTGATTGGCCAAAGCGGCGGGGCCTTGATTCAACGCCTCGAATGCCTTTACGACGAAATACTCATCGACGAGGTTCAGGATCTTTCGGGTTACGACTGGGACATCCTGGAGGCGCTGTTCGGCACACGCATTGAGATACGGCTCGTCGGAGATGTCCGTCAGGCAGTCTTGTCCACCAATCCTCGTGGTCAGATGAAGAAAGCCTTTGCCTACTCGAAATCCATTGCATGGTTCAAAAAACAGCAGAAAGCTGGCCGTCTGGAAATCAACTACAGCTCTGTCACGTGGAGGTGCTGCCAGACAATAGCTACCTTTTCCGACACCATCTTTGAGGCGATCTGGGAGTTTCCGAAAACGACCTCACAGAATCACGCGATCACACCCCACGACGGCGTTTTCCTCGTGAAGAAGACTCACGTACGTCAGTACGTTGAGACATTCCAGCCCCAGTGCCTGCGCAACAGCATTCGCTCGGGCACAGAGTTCGACCTCAACTACATGAATTTTGGGGTGTCCAAAGGGCAAACCTTCAACCGCGTGCTGATTTATCCAACCGAACCTATCGGCAAGTTCATCAGCAAAGGGGAGTATCTCTTGCCCCTATCCGCAGCCGATTTTTATGTAGCGGTCACACGGGCCGAGCAAAGCGTGGCGATTGTCTTGGATAAGCCAGGGGCCTCACAGATCCCCTATTGGTATCCAACTGCCGCCGCTGAGTAA
- a CDS encoding antitoxin Xre/MbcA/ParS toxin-binding domain-containing protein yields MNELRIVGRCVRPPIGCWSATHRCFETRYEQVFSIALEVFGSRKKAQRWLVRSVVGVGRQTPCRVLCTPMGFTIIHDEIMRLEHGIRA; encoded by the coding sequence ATGAATGAGCTTAGGATTGTCGGGCGATGCGTTCGCCCCCCGATTGGCTGCTGGAGTGCTACGCATCGCTGTTTTGAGACGCGTTACGAGCAGGTCTTCTCAATCGCACTTGAAGTATTTGGAAGCCGAAAGAAGGCGCAGCGATGGCTTGTAAGATCTGTGGTAGGTGTAGGCCGTCAGACACCCTGCAGGGTGCTGTGCACACCTATGGGATTCACAATTATCCATGACGAGATTATGCGGCTTGAACACGGCATACGTGCCTAA
- a CDS encoding HAD family hydrolase, with product MKTSAVIFDAFGTLVEIQQPTHPFRQLLREGRRQGRLPRADDIRTIMTRCLSLSEAALAFGIKISPSQLAFLDQCLEEELASIQPYPDAVEAVGLLQAAGVRLAVCSNLAMAYGPVVERIFPHLGAYGFSYRIGVMKPQAAIYQHTCDLLNVRPENELSGQRRIVMIGDSERCDRDGPGHVGIKGYLLRRNGDGASNLSHFARSVLSDR from the coding sequence ATGAAGACCAGTGCCGTAATCTTTGATGCCTTCGGAACGCTGGTAGAGATACAGCAGCCGACACATCCGTTTCGACAGTTGCTTCGAGAGGGGCGACGCCAAGGCCGCTTGCCTCGCGCTGATGACATTCGAACGATCATGACCCGTTGCCTTTCTCTAAGCGAGGCTGCGCTGGCCTTTGGTATCAAGATCTCGCCCTCCCAACTCGCATTTCTTGATCAATGCTTGGAGGAAGAGCTGGCAAGCATTCAGCCTTATCCAGACGCGGTTGAGGCCGTTGGGCTACTGCAAGCTGCAGGGGTGAGACTGGCCGTATGTTCAAACCTGGCAATGGCCTACGGCCCCGTAGTGGAAAGGATTTTCCCGCACCTTGGGGCCTATGGTTTCAGCTATCGTATTGGTGTTATGAAACCGCAAGCCGCCATCTACCAGCACACCTGCGATCTGCTCAATGTCCGGCCAGAAAATGAGCTCAGCGGTCAGAGGCGGATCGTCATGATTGGCGACTCAGAAAGGTGTGATCGGGATGGGCCTGGCCATGTTGGTATCAAGGGTTACCTGTTGCGCAGGAATGGAGACGGGGCTTCCAATCTTTCCCATTTTGCACGATCAGTGCTGAGTGATAGGTAG